One window of Thermocoleostomius sinensis A174 genomic DNA carries:
- a CDS encoding MotA/TolQ/ExbB proton channel family protein: MFIFDLLVAGGVVMIPLLGFSILAIALILERLLFWYRVNRRQKRLVRDALAAYQNSPEMALAKLKQGADLPIARIFLEAVEMDRVSPNAFRLALESATQAELPTLRRFNTVFDIIISAAPLLGLLGTILGLIRSFGSLQLGDVGSESAIAVTGGISEALISTAAGLTVAIFTLIFANIFRGFYRRQLAQIQEYGGQLELLHLCRYEGHPDTLPIAVGD; encoded by the coding sequence ATGTTCATATTTGATTTGCTGGTAGCAGGCGGAGTGGTCATGATTCCGCTGCTGGGGTTTTCAATTTTGGCGATCGCGCTGATTTTGGAGCGGTTACTCTTCTGGTATCGGGTGAATCGTCGCCAAAAGCGCCTAGTGCGCGATGCCCTAGCGGCGTATCAAAACTCTCCTGAAATGGCACTTGCCAAGTTGAAACAGGGGGCAGATTTACCGATCGCCCGTATTTTCTTAGAAGCCGTAGAAATGGATCGGGTATCGCCCAATGCATTTCGATTAGCCTTAGAGAGCGCCACTCAGGCAGAATTGCCCACCCTGCGCCGCTTCAACACTGTGTTCGACATCATCATCAGCGCTGCTCCGTTGCTGGGATTGCTGGGTACAATTTTGGGGTTGATTCGTTCCTTCGGGTCGCTGCAACTGGGCGATGTGGGCAGCGAAAGCGCGATCGCTGTCACGGGTGGCATCAGTGAAGCCTTGATTTCAACCGCAGCAGGACTGACGGTGGCCATCTTTACCCTGATTTTTGCCAACATCTTTCGCGGCTTTTATCGACGGCAGCTAGCTCAAATTCAAGAGTATGGCGGGCAGTTGGAGTTGTTGCACCTGTGCCGCTATGAAGGACATCCTGATACGCTGCCCATTGCGGTGGGAGACTAA
- a CDS encoding ExbD/TolR family protein — translation MRIIDNEPDVPAQINIVPMIDVIFAILTFFIMATLFLTRSEGLPVNLPKAQTAQSQQQTRITVTIDDEGQVSLNRQPIEVSQLANQVKVLMENESSALVIINADTKVEHGQVIAVMDQLRTVEGATLGIATQRP, via the coding sequence ATGCGAATCATCGATAATGAACCCGATGTGCCCGCCCAAATTAATATTGTGCCGATGATTGATGTGATTTTTGCAATTCTCACATTTTTCATTATGGCCACCCTGTTCTTGACTCGATCGGAAGGTTTACCTGTTAATTTGCCCAAAGCGCAAACGGCCCAATCTCAGCAGCAGACCCGTATTACGGTGACGATCGACGATGAAGGACAAGTATCGTTGAATCGACAACCTATTGAAGTTTCTCAATTAGCGAATCAAGTTAAAGTACTGATGGAGAATGAATCCAGCGCGCTGGTGATTATCAATGCCGATACCAAAGTTGAACATGGCCAGGTGATCGCAGTTATGGATCAATTGCGTACGGTTGAAGGAGCAACCCTGGGAATCGCTACCCAGCGGCCATAA
- a CDS encoding FecCD family ABC transporter permease: MTLFLHQAKTTFRRSHALRLSGLVIGLCLLLICLVLSITLGAADLSLPTIWQALVAFDGSTDHLIITTVRLPRSLIAMTVGGALAVAGAITQGLTRNPLAAPDIIGINTGAALAVVAVTFWWGSASTNTYVWAAFLGGTIAAVVVYWLGSVGRGGLTPLKLILAGAALSYLLSSITTGILILSQRTLDEIRFWLAGSVAGRDIDTLLMVLPYILLGLAIALGLSRQITALTLGEEVAKGLGIRTVWVEALATVVVILLAGSSVALAGPIGFIGLIIPHVSRFFVGVDYRWLLPYAAIGGAILLLLADVGARIVVRPQELPVGIMTALIGAPFFIYLARRKVKG, encoded by the coding sequence ATGACTTTGTTTCTGCATCAAGCTAAGACCACATTTCGGCGATCGCACGCTCTCCGATTGAGCGGTCTGGTGATAGGGCTATGTCTGCTGTTGATCTGCTTAGTTCTCAGCATTACACTTGGAGCCGCCGATTTATCCTTGCCCACCATTTGGCAAGCATTAGTTGCATTTGATGGTTCCACTGACCATCTAATCATTACCACTGTGCGCTTACCTCGATCGCTGATTGCGATGACGGTAGGAGGCGCATTAGCCGTGGCCGGAGCCATTACTCAAGGGCTAACCCGTAACCCATTGGCGGCTCCCGATATTATTGGCATCAATACTGGAGCCGCGCTGGCAGTGGTAGCGGTGACGTTTTGGTGGGGCAGTGCTTCTACCAATACCTATGTTTGGGCTGCATTTTTGGGTGGCACGATCGCCGCTGTGGTGGTGTATTGGCTCGGCTCAGTCGGGCGTGGCGGGTTAACACCCCTGAAACTGATTTTGGCTGGGGCCGCTCTGTCCTATCTACTGTCTTCAATCACGACGGGAATTTTGATCCTCAGCCAACGCACACTGGATGAAATTCGCTTCTGGTTGGCGGGTTCCGTCGCCGGGCGTGATATTGATACTTTGCTGATGGTGCTGCCCTATATTTTGCTGGGATTGGCGATCGCCCTGGGGCTAAGCCGACAAATTACCGCTTTGACCTTGGGCGAAGAAGTGGCCAAAGGCTTGGGTATTCGCACGGTCTGGGTGGAAGCGTTGGCAACAGTTGTAGTGATTTTGCTGGCGGGCAGTTCGGTGGCCTTGGCCGGACCGATCGGCTTCATTGGCTTGATCATTCCACATGTGTCCCGCTTCTTTGTTGGCGTTGATTATCGCTGGTTACTGCCCTATGCGGCGATCGGTGGAGCCATTTTGTTATTGTTAGCAGATGTGGGTGCACGAATTGTTGTGAGACCGCAAGAGTTACCCGTTGGCATTATGACGGCTTTAATTGGCGCACCGTTTTTCATTTATTTGGCTAGACGCAAGGTGAAAGGATGA
- a CDS encoding FecCD family ABC transporter permease codes for MTRQWLILRSQQVPFSMRLDRRVPFFLLGLLVIAVVIFIVSVGYGEYPVAPIDVIKTLLRFDTGNADHAFIIYVLRLPRAIVAFLVGTGLAVSGAILQGLSRNPLAAPEIVGVNAGASLVAVAMIVVLPSLPLVLLPMAAFAGALIAALLIYVLAWNQGATPIRLILVGIGVSAIAGAFTSLMITFGNIYDVSQALVWLTGSVYGRTWEHIQALIPWLLVFLPLTVLLARDLNTLALGDEVARGLGSRVEWQRGLLLITSVALAGSSVATAGTIGFVGLMAPHLSRQLVGASHEGLIPVTAVTGGVMVLLSDFVGRSLFAPIELPCGVITAAIGAPYFLYLLYRNQTA; via the coding sequence ATGACAAGGCAGTGGTTGATTCTTCGTTCACAGCAGGTTCCGTTTTCAATGCGGCTCGATCGCCGTGTGCCGTTTTTTCTATTGGGTCTGCTGGTCATTGCCGTTGTAATTTTTATTGTGAGTGTTGGGTACGGCGAATATCCCGTGGCTCCGATCGATGTGATCAAAACATTACTGCGATTCGATACAGGCAATGCAGATCATGCCTTCATTATCTACGTGCTGCGGTTGCCACGGGCAATCGTCGCTTTTTTAGTAGGAACGGGCTTGGCAGTGTCTGGAGCTATCCTGCAAGGGCTTTCGCGTAATCCCCTCGCCGCGCCAGAAATTGTAGGCGTCAATGCGGGAGCTAGCCTAGTTGCTGTCGCCATGATTGTCGTATTGCCCTCGCTGCCTTTGGTACTGTTGCCCATGGCTGCCTTTGCTGGAGCACTGATTGCGGCGCTGTTGATTTATGTGTTGGCGTGGAATCAGGGAGCAACTCCGATCCGTTTGATTTTGGTAGGAATTGGAGTCAGTGCCATTGCTGGCGCATTTACCAGTTTGATGATTACCTTTGGCAACATCTACGATGTCAGTCAGGCATTAGTATGGTTGACTGGCAGCGTGTATGGGCGCACGTGGGAGCATATTCAAGCTCTAATCCCCTGGCTTCTAGTATTTTTGCCGCTGACGGTTTTGCTGGCCCGCGACTTAAACACCCTGGCGTTAGGAGATGAGGTTGCCCGTGGGTTGGGCAGTCGGGTGGAGTGGCAACGCGGGTTGTTGTTAATCACTAGTGTAGCGCTGGCTGGGTCCTCGGTGGCGACGGCGGGCACGATCGGCTTTGTAGGCTTAATGGCTCCCCACTTGTCACGGCAGTTGGTCGGGGCCTCCCATGAGGGATTAATTCCGGTGACGGCGGTGACAGGAGGCGTCATGGTGCTATTGTCCGATTTCGTGGGTCGATCGTTGTTTGCACCGATCGAACTTCCCTGTGGCGTTATCACCGCTGCAATTGGGGCCCCCTATTTTCTCTATTTGCTCTATCGGAATCAAACAGCCTGA
- a CDS encoding ABC transporter ATP-binding protein: protein MEPTSNDIDHQIDREYALTTRHLSLAYDGTLIVEHLDLAIPAGQITTLVGPNGCGKSTLLKGLARLLKPIAGTVYLHSASIFKLSTKEVAQQLGILPQSPTAPEGLTVRELVAQGRYPHQSWLQQWSTEDDRLLEQALTITSLLELADRPLDTLSGGQRQRAWIAMTLAQNTPILLLDEPTTFLDLSHQLEILDLLYDLNQHENRTIVMVLHDLNQACRYADHLIAVKAGSVYAQGHPSQVMTEAMVRAVFGIDSRILQDPVTQTPMCVPIGRKARQSQLKRT, encoded by the coding sequence ATGGAACCTACTAGCAACGATATTGATCATCAAATTGACCGCGAATATGCGCTCACGACTCGTCATTTGTCCCTGGCATACGATGGCACATTGATTGTCGAGCACCTGGATTTGGCGATTCCAGCCGGTCAGATCACCACCTTGGTCGGTCCCAATGGGTGTGGCAAATCAACGTTGCTGAAAGGATTAGCGCGACTGCTGAAACCGATCGCTGGCACCGTGTATTTGCACAGCGCGTCTATCTTCAAGCTATCCACTAAAGAAGTGGCTCAACAGTTGGGCATTTTGCCCCAAAGCCCCACCGCACCAGAAGGCTTGACCGTGCGAGAACTGGTTGCTCAAGGTCGTTATCCCCATCAAAGCTGGCTGCAACAGTGGTCTACCGAAGATGATCGCCTCCTAGAACAGGCATTAACGATTACATCACTCTTGGAGCTAGCCGATCGCCCCCTCGATACCCTTTCCGGTGGACAACGACAGCGGGCATGGATTGCCATGACCCTGGCCCAAAACACACCTATTTTGTTATTAGATGAACCCACTACCTTCCTAGATTTGTCCCACCAACTCGAAATCCTCGATCTGCTCTATGACCTGAATCAGCACGAAAACCGAACGATCGTCATGGTGCTGCATGACCTCAATCAAGCCTGTCGCTATGCCGATCATTTGATTGCGGTAAAAGCGGGTAGTGTTTACGCTCAAGGTCATCCCAGCCAAGTCATGACCGAAGCAATGGTGCGTGCTGTTTTTGGTATTGATAGCCGTATTCTGCAAGATCCTGTTACTCAGACGCCCATGTGTGTGCCGATTGGCCGTAAAGCCAGACAGAGCCAGCTTAAGCGCACCTAA
- a CDS encoding segregation/condensation protein A has product MAISLAQNAIALLIDLAERGEIDPWDVKVIEVIDRFLSKLQPGSGGSTGQVGRAQYESDLSESGQAFLYASMLLLLKADSLARQEADRDAPDDEAVEYLDESAWNTPLPPNLERTLRRRAVSPPAQNRRVTLQELINQLNLMAAAIADPRPRRVSARRPKPQSRSQAIRAIAQLAHQENLSEIAAILEQFLTDYWQDNDSGTGNSDTNWLNFEELLSIWATAQTQAPTKSVKPPSPPEPTVHDRVGVFWALLFLSAQSKVELAQEEFYQDLKVRKLVLDNPAETAFDSNLPAIAPPD; this is encoded by the coding sequence ATGGCGATTTCCCTAGCACAGAATGCGATCGCCCTGCTGATTGATTTGGCAGAGCGAGGGGAAATTGATCCGTGGGATGTCAAGGTGATTGAAGTCATCGATCGGTTTCTCAGCAAGCTGCAACCGGGTAGCGGTGGTTCCACTGGGCAAGTTGGACGGGCCCAATATGAATCGGACTTGTCTGAATCGGGACAAGCGTTTTTGTATGCTTCAATGTTGTTGTTGCTCAAAGCAGACAGTTTGGCCCGCCAAGAAGCCGATCGCGATGCCCCTGACGATGAAGCCGTAGAATACCTAGACGAGTCTGCCTGGAACACGCCATTGCCGCCTAACTTAGAGCGCACCCTTCGCCGACGGGCTGTTTCGCCTCCGGCCCAAAACCGACGAGTGACGCTGCAAGAACTGATTAATCAGTTGAATTTAATGGCCGCAGCCATCGCCGATCCCCGGCCACGACGGGTGTCTGCTCGTCGGCCCAAACCACAATCTCGATCGCAAGCCATTCGGGCCATTGCACAACTGGCTCACCAAGAAAACCTGTCGGAAATTGCGGCCATCTTAGAGCAGTTTCTCACAGATTATTGGCAAGATAATGATAGCGGTACAGGTAATTCAGATACGAATTGGCTCAACTTTGAAGAATTGCTGTCCATTTGGGCAACCGCGCAAACTCAAGCACCCACGAAATCGGTCAAACCTCCCTCTCCTCCTGAACCCACCGTTCACGATCGGGTGGGGGTGTTTTGGGCGTTGCTGTTTCTCTCTGCCCAATCCAAAGTCGAATTAGCTCAAGAAGAGTTCTACCAAGATTTGAAAGTCCGCAAGTTGGTTTTAGACAATCCGGCGGAAACGGCTTTTGATAGCAACTTACCAGCTATTGCTCCACCCGACTAG
- a CDS encoding SH3 domain-containing protein, with protein sequence MKIQHWVSALVVMTAMAIGGGLAVKMQSTEVAQLSQELQATEPDQLSDATDTAHLRDFPHRSIVLRDEVVSGSEFDQFRQKLRQAVQSRDADFAAALIPASGVSLGFGAPLTIEELDLHNPNALLWSILEKALFPGCDPLTAQEAYSNGDAEFEGWVCHNLNQLFVEQYPAPATAQGVDYELSQVIVVGENVNVRAQPSTNSDVIGILSNELVEFDRMAWEELPPEDQSLDLLSGWTPVILPNNRSGYVSNRYAYSPLGYRVLFGKVNGQWQILHIPGGD encoded by the coding sequence ATGAAGATACAGCATTGGGTAAGCGCGCTCGTGGTGATGACAGCAATGGCAATAGGCGGCGGATTAGCTGTAAAGATGCAATCGACAGAAGTGGCGCAATTGTCTCAAGAATTGCAAGCCACTGAGCCAGATCAATTGAGTGATGCTACAGATACAGCCCATCTGCGTGATTTTCCACACCGTTCGATCGTCCTGAGAGATGAAGTGGTCTCCGGTAGCGAGTTTGATCAGTTTCGGCAAAAACTACGCCAAGCGGTTCAGTCCCGTGACGCAGATTTTGCAGCCGCGCTGATTCCTGCTTCTGGAGTAAGCTTGGGGTTTGGCGCACCGCTGACGATCGAGGAACTAGATTTACACAACCCTAATGCCTTGCTGTGGTCAATTCTGGAAAAAGCCCTGTTTCCAGGCTGTGATCCACTTACCGCTCAAGAAGCCTATTCCAATGGTGATGCTGAGTTTGAGGGGTGGGTTTGCCATAACCTCAACCAGTTGTTTGTTGAACAGTATCCGGCTCCTGCGACGGCACAAGGCGTTGATTATGAACTGAGCCAAGTGATTGTGGTTGGTGAGAATGTAAATGTACGGGCGCAACCCAGCACCAACAGCGATGTGATTGGCATCCTTTCCAATGAACTGGTGGAATTTGATCGCATGGCTTGGGAAGAACTGCCACCTGAAGATCAATCGCTCGATTTGCTCAGCGGCTGGACTCCGGTGATTTTGCCCAACAATCGATCGGGCTATGTGTCGAATCGCTATGCCTACTCACCACTGGGCTATCGCGTTCTATTTGGGAAAGTGAATGGTCAATGGCAAATTTTGCACATTCCAGGCGGAGATTAA
- the ygfZ gene encoding CAF17-like 4Fe-4S cluster assembly/insertion protein YgfZ yields MNQALRDVQATAGATFTTVAEIEVPNSFGNDVEALNALQTGVVLHDRSHWGRIQVAGDDRIRFLHNQTTNNFQPLQPGQGCDTVFVTSTARTIDLVSAYVLADSVWLLTSPGYNQPLIQWMDRFIFFADQVELRDLTDTTVAFSLIGVGSDALLQTLGAGAIVGQPSNYHLVTNLGGIETRVAVGCGLAISGYTLFVAADQSAALWQCLTEAAAVPMGEQVWQRLRLEQGRPAPGQELTDDYNPLEAGLWYTISLSKGCYIGQETIARLHTYKGVKQQLWGVKLSQPVAPETPVLTNGEKIGILTSCTQANDHAIGLAYIRTKAVQPGLKVQVDETEGELIAVPFLSHEYP; encoded by the coding sequence ATGAATCAAGCTTTACGAGATGTACAAGCAACGGCTGGAGCTACTTTCACAACCGTGGCAGAGATAGAAGTCCCCAACAGTTTTGGCAATGATGTAGAAGCACTCAACGCCCTGCAAACGGGTGTTGTCCTGCACGATCGCTCGCACTGGGGACGGATTCAAGTTGCAGGAGACGATCGCATTCGCTTTCTCCATAATCAAACGACGAACAATTTTCAACCCTTACAACCAGGGCAGGGGTGTGACACAGTGTTCGTCACCTCTACCGCCCGCACAATCGATTTAGTCAGCGCTTATGTGCTAGCGGATTCAGTGTGGCTACTTACCTCTCCCGGCTACAACCAACCACTGATCCAGTGGATGGATCGCTTTATTTTCTTTGCCGATCAGGTCGAATTGCGCGATCTCACAGATACCACCGTTGCCTTTAGCCTCATCGGAGTTGGCAGCGATGCTCTGTTGCAAACGTTAGGAGCGGGGGCAATCGTTGGGCAACCTTCTAACTACCACCTTGTCACCAATTTGGGTGGCATCGAAACGCGAGTCGCCGTAGGATGTGGGCTAGCCATTTCGGGTTACACGCTGTTTGTGGCGGCCGATCAATCAGCGGCACTGTGGCAATGTCTAACCGAAGCAGCAGCCGTGCCGATGGGTGAACAGGTCTGGCAACGATTGCGCCTTGAGCAAGGGCGACCCGCACCCGGACAAGAACTCACCGATGATTACAATCCCCTGGAAGCTGGGCTGTGGTACACCATCTCGCTGAGCAAGGGCTGCTACATTGGGCAAGAAACGATCGCCCGTTTGCATACCTACAAGGGCGTCAAGCAACAGCTTTGGGGCGTTAAGCTCAGCCAACCCGTCGCCCCGGAAACCCCCGTTTTAACCAATGGCGAGAAAATTGGCATCCTGACCAGTTGTACCCAAGCCAATGATCATGCGATCGGACTCGCCTACATTCGCACCAAAGCGGTTCAACCCGGTTTAAAGGTACAAGTTGACGAAACCGAGGGAGAACTGATAGCTGTGCCGTTTCTATCTCATGAGTATCCTTAA
- a CDS encoding acyl-CoA thioesterase, translated as MQPSLEPTNTLQTRSDQPIDNWFEYPVRVHPHHTDCAGIVWHGAYIAWMEEARIECLRLFGVDYADLVALGCELPVVELNIRYHRSLRFGMTAIVKTRMIGIDGVRIKWEYQIQSPDGQDLFVTAHVTLVALDREKGKIMRQLPATVKDILAKLTTLT; from the coding sequence ATGCAGCCATCCCTAGAACCAACTAACACGCTTCAAACACGTTCCGACCAACCGATCGACAATTGGTTTGAGTATCCAGTGCGGGTGCATCCTCACCATACCGACTGTGCTGGAATTGTTTGGCACGGGGCTTATATTGCCTGGATGGAAGAAGCTCGAATCGAATGTTTGCGCTTGTTTGGCGTGGACTATGCTGATTTGGTGGCGTTGGGATGCGAGTTACCTGTTGTTGAACTAAATATTCGCTATCACCGATCGCTGCGATTTGGTATGACTGCGATTGTGAAAACCCGCATGATTGGCATAGATGGCGTGCGCATTAAATGGGAGTATCAGATCCAGTCGCCGGATGGACAAGACCTGTTTGTGACGGCCCATGTCACGTTAGTAGCGCTCGATCGAGAGAAAGGAAAAATTATGCGTCAATTGCCTGCAACGGTGAAAGATATACTAGCAAAGCTGACAACCTTGACTTGA
- the pyrE gene encoding orotate phosphoribosyltransferase: protein MPNQPFRRLSVFEATTFVVQADRAALRQYLLDLFCDVAYQEGEFTLSSGQHSAYYINGKQVTLHPQGGVAVGRILVSQLPVETIAVAGLTLGADPMVTATSVTAAYEGRSITPLIVRKEAKGHGTQAYIEGPVLAPNSEVVVLEDVVTTGQSALKAVDRLRQAGYQVNRILALVDRHQGGAELYANQGIEFEAVFSISEIQARLAELY, encoded by the coding sequence ATGCCTAATCAACCGTTTCGACGTTTATCTGTGTTTGAAGCAACAACCTTCGTAGTGCAAGCCGATCGTGCTGCTCTACGCCAATATCTTCTGGATTTATTTTGTGACGTGGCCTATCAGGAAGGAGAGTTTACTTTATCTTCCGGACAACATAGTGCGTACTACATCAATGGCAAGCAGGTGACGCTGCACCCCCAGGGTGGTGTGGCCGTTGGACGGATCTTGGTTTCGCAATTACCGGTCGAAACGATCGCTGTGGCGGGGCTGACCTTGGGGGCTGACCCAATGGTAACGGCAACTAGTGTCACAGCCGCGTATGAAGGTCGATCGATTACGCCATTGATTGTGCGCAAAGAAGCCAAAGGTCATGGCACGCAGGCCTATATTGAAGGGCCAGTACTTGCACCTAACAGTGAGGTAGTCGTACTAGAAGATGTGGTGACAACGGGGCAATCGGCTCTCAAGGCGGTCGATCGATTGCGACAAGCGGGTTATCAAGTGAATCGCATTCTAGCGTTGGTCGATCGACATCAAGGTGGAGCAGAACTTTACGCCAACCAAGGCATCGAGTTTGAAGCCGTGTTTTCCATTAGTGAGATTCAGGCACGATTGGCAGAGTTGTACTGA
- a CDS encoding DUF3067 family protein — MTGEELHQLLLTKWGRSYDVQLRQVQGKVFVQVMWKYLEQASFPLSEAEYLAHLETIATYINAWGGTAQVQAFIEQTRDRPRLGKAVSIPIDLGERASEWLLEF, encoded by the coding sequence ATGACTGGAGAAGAATTGCACCAGCTATTGTTAACAAAGTGGGGACGCTCCTACGACGTTCAACTGCGACAAGTTCAAGGCAAGGTATTTGTGCAAGTGATGTGGAAGTACCTGGAGCAAGCCTCATTTCCCCTATCCGAGGCAGAATATTTAGCCCATTTGGAGACGATTGCAACCTACATCAATGCTTGGGGAGGAACTGCCCAGGTACAGGCTTTTATTGAGCAAACGCGCGATCGACCTCGATTGGGGAAAGCGGTCAGCATTCCGATCGACTTAGGAGAACGAGCATCCGAGTGGCTGTTGGAATTTTGA
- a CDS encoding ComF family protein — protein sequence MGAWNPFTTWLDLLFQSQCPLCQRSSLSLLCQDCQKKLKACQCHDRQERQGELPVFAWGFYGGALRQSLRALKYDNQSKLARPLGQWLGQAWLASPHATGRSLTVVPIPMHATKQKQRGFNQAELIARSFCQYTGLPLQSHGLIRLRQTEAQFGLSSAEREQNLINAFALNPRWRDRRPPTVLLIDDIYTTGATARAAAAALRQHQVIVDGLVAVAKSQKA from the coding sequence ATGGGAGCCTGGAACCCATTCACAACATGGCTGGATTTATTATTTCAATCTCAATGTCCCTTGTGTCAGCGTTCTAGCTTATCCCTGCTTTGCCAAGATTGCCAAAAAAAATTAAAGGCTTGCCAATGCCACGATCGCCAAGAACGGCAGGGAGAGTTACCAGTCTTTGCTTGGGGATTCTATGGTGGGGCGCTACGACAATCGCTTCGAGCCTTGAAATACGATAATCAATCCAAGTTAGCACGTCCATTAGGGCAATGGTTGGGGCAAGCATGGCTAGCGTCCCCTCATGCGACTGGGCGTTCCCTCACTGTGGTTCCCATTCCCATGCACGCTACCAAACAAAAGCAGCGGGGGTTTAATCAGGCGGAGTTGATTGCTCGATCGTTTTGTCAATATACTGGCTTGCCACTTCAGTCCCATGGTCTAATTCGGCTGCGTCAAACCGAGGCTCAGTTTGGTTTATCATCCGCCGAACGAGAGCAAAACTTAATCAATGCCTTCGCCCTTAACCCCCGTTGGCGCGATCGTCGCCCTCCTACTGTTCTGCTGATTGATGATATTTACACGACCGGGGCCACAGCTAGAGCTGCTGCCGCTGCCTTGCGACAACACCAAGTGATTGTAGATGGACTGGTTGCCGTAGCAAAATCTCAGAAAGCTTAA
- the infC gene encoding translation initiation factor IF-3, whose protein sequence is MPPVTKQNRDLPTINERIRFPKIRVIDTDGGQLGIMTPRDALRLAEEKELDLVLVSDKADPPVCRIMDYGKFKFEQEKKAREARKKQHTSDVKEVKMRYKIEDHDYQVRVNQAKKFLNAGDKVKATITFRGREIQHRDLAESLLLQMATDLQEFAEVQQAPKQEGRNMMMLLAPKR, encoded by the coding sequence ATGCCTCCTGTAACTAAACAGAATCGCGACTTACCAACCATTAACGAACGCATTCGATTTCCAAAAATCAGGGTGATTGACACGGATGGCGGTCAGCTTGGCATTATGACCCCTCGCGATGCTCTTAGGCTTGCCGAGGAAAAAGAGTTGGATTTAGTTCTGGTGAGTGACAAAGCAGATCCGCCAGTTTGTCGCATCATGGACTATGGTAAGTTCAAGTTTGAGCAGGAGAAGAAAGCGCGGGAGGCTCGCAAAAAGCAGCATACTTCTGATGTGAAAGAAGTAAAAATGCGCTACAAGATTGAAGATCATGACTACCAAGTTCGTGTGAATCAAGCCAAGAAGTTTCTCAATGCCGGAGATAAAGTGAAGGCAACCATTACCTTCCGAGGGCGAGAAATTCAGCATCGCGACTTGGCAGAAAGCCTACTCTTGCAAATGGCCACCGATTTGCAGGAATTTGCCGAAGTGCAACAAGCACCTAAGCAAGAAGGGCGAAACATGATGATGTTATTGGCTCCGAAGCGGTAG